GCTGCTCGCGCAGCAGAAGGAGCTCGAGCGCAAGCTCGCGGAGGCGCAGTCGAAGCTCGTCTCCGGCGCCTCGCGCGACCTGCTCGACGACGTGCGCCAGGTCGACGGCATCAAGGTGCTCGCGCAGCGGGTCGACCAGGTCGACGCCAAGGTCCTGCGCGACCTCGCCGACAAGCTGCGCGACCGCATGCGCTCGGGCGTCGTCGTGCTCGGCGGCAGCGACGGTCAGAAGGTGCTGCTGCTCGCGGCCGTCACCAAGGACCTGGTCGGACGCGTCCACGCCGGCGACCTGATCAAGCAGATCGCGCCGATCGTCGGCGGCGGCGGCGGCGGGCGACCGGACTTCGCGCAGGCGGGCGGCAAGGATCCGTCGCGCCTGCCGCAGGCGCTCGAGCGCGTCTACGAGCTGATCGGCGGATGAGCGAGGCACGCTCGGACGAGCAAGCGACGGCGGCGGCGCAGGGGCCGCAGAAGTCGATCCGCGTCGACGTCCCCGACCCGCAGCACCTGCACACGCTGCTCGGGCAGCACGACGAGAACATCAAGGTGATCGAGCGTGCGACCGGCGCCCGGGTGCACGTGCACAACGGCGGCTTCGAGGTGTCGGGCGACGAGGTGCAGGCGGAGCTCGCCGCGCGGGTGCTGCGCCAGCTGCGCGAGCTGCTCGAAGGCGGCTACCCGCTGTACGCGTCGGACGTCGATCACGCGCTGCGCATCCTGTCCGCCGACCGCAACGCGCGCCTCAAGGAGATCTTCCTCGACACCGTCTACATCTCGGCGCACAAGCGGACGATCGCCCCGAAGTCCATCAACCAAAAGCTCTACATCGACTCGATCCGCAAGTACGACATCGTCTTCGGCATCGGTCCGGCGGGCACGGGCAAGACGTACCTCGCGATGGCGATGGCGGTCGCGGCGCTGCTCAAGAACGAGGTCGCGCGCATCGTGCTGACGCGTCCGGCCGTCGAGGCGGGCGAGCGTCTCGGCTTCCTGCCCGGCGACCTCGCGGAGAAGGTCAATCCGTATCTGCGCCCGCTCTACGACGCGCTCAACGACATGGTCGATCCCGATCGCGCGCGCCGCTACATGGACCGCGGGACGATCGAGGTCGCGCCGCTCGCCTTCATGCGCG
This window of the Candidatus Binatia bacterium genome carries:
- a CDS encoding PhoH family protein; this translates as MSEARSDEQATAAAQGPQKSIRVDVPDPQHLHTLLGQHDENIKVIERATGARVHVHNGGFEVSGDEVQAELAARVLRQLRELLEGGYPLYASDVDHALRILSADRNARLKEIFLDTVYISAHKRTIAPKSINQKLYIDSIRKYDIVFGIGPAGTGKTYLAMAMAVAALLKNEVARIVLTRPAVEAGERLGFLPGDLAEKVNPYLRPLYDALNDMVDPDRARRYMDRGTIEVAPLAFMRGRTLNDSFVILDEAQNTTREQMKMFLTRLGFGSRAVITGDVTQIDLPFGKASGLIEAREILKGIEGIRFVQFDERDVVRHRLVQQIIAAYDRAPAP